From the Desulfarculaceae bacterium genome, one window contains:
- a CDS encoding 4Fe-4S binding protein, protein MKITTARRISQAFFLALFLWFCVVATVGERLWQLRGWPVNWFLELDPLTGLTTLIAGGSLYSGLLWGAATLALTLLLGRFFCGWVCPFGAMHHFIGWLGNHSKDPKERARRNAPHPAQQIKYFLLAFFLGAAASDLAARLLLGQGAAFAAGAIAIALVLAATRKGQGRDFYFIAVGVLLALWAVWSMAAPRGGASLLAGLLDPIPLASRSVNLALLPLADMPLRIAWPEPRFYQGAAMIGAIFLAFLLLNLWRPRFFCRYVCPTGALFGLLARFSLYKVGKREARCGGCMDCEALCEGACRPAGRLRPQECVLCLNCLSECPESAITYRPKPSAAGEVAPDLSRRRVLAGLGVGLAAPPLLGLGGLLGPNWDPRLIRPPGSLPEGEFLRRCLRCGQCMRVCPTGVLQPAGPSFGLEALWTPVLNNTIGTSGCQPRCVACSHICPSAAIRPISLAEKLGQGEYAAQGPIRLGTAFVDRGRCLPWAMDRPCIVCQENCPVSPKAIFTRVAYQTVISGLSAGEAGGGELAVSGRALRPGALATGDYYLVAGEVRARIRANTNAALSLEPGPGWHTPTPGSPVAVQVRLQRPYVDPARCIGCGICQHECPVSGKRAIRVSAENATREPRHSLLLKGAGPH, encoded by the coding sequence ATGAAGATCACCACGGCCCGCCGCATAAGCCAGGCCTTTTTCCTGGCCCTGTTCCTGTGGTTCTGTGTGGTGGCCACGGTGGGCGAGCGCTTGTGGCAACTCCGGGGCTGGCCGGTGAACTGGTTCCTGGAGCTGGACCCGCTCACCGGCCTGACCACCCTCATCGCCGGGGGCTCGCTCTACAGCGGCCTGCTCTGGGGCGCGGCCACCCTGGCCCTTACCCTGCTGCTGGGCCGCTTCTTCTGCGGCTGGGTCTGCCCCTTTGGGGCCATGCACCATTTCATCGGCTGGCTGGGCAACCACAGCAAGGACCCCAAGGAACGCGCCCGGCGCAACGCCCCCCATCCGGCCCAACAGATCAAGTACTTCCTCTTGGCCTTTTTCCTGGGCGCGGCGGCCAGCGACCTGGCCGCGCGGCTTCTGCTGGGGCAGGGCGCGGCCTTCGCGGCCGGGGCAATAGCCATCGCCTTGGTGCTGGCCGCCACCCGTAAGGGGCAGGGCAGGGACTTCTACTTCATCGCGGTGGGCGTGCTGCTGGCCCTGTGGGCGGTGTGGAGCATGGCCGCGCCCCGGGGCGGGGCCTCGTTGCTGGCGGGCCTGCTGGACCCCATCCCCCTAGCCAGCCGCTCGGTGAACCTGGCCCTGCTGCCCCTGGCCGACATGCCCCTGCGCATCGCCTGGCCCGAGCCCCGCTTCTACCAAGGCGCGGCCATGATCGGGGCCATCTTCCTGGCCTTCTTGCTGCTCAATCTGTGGCGGCCCCGTTTCTTTTGCCGCTACGTCTGCCCCACCGGAGCGCTCTTCGGCCTTCTGGCCCGCTTCTCGCTGTACAAGGTGGGCAAGCGCGAGGCGCGCTGCGGCGGGTGTATGGACTGCGAGGCGCTCTGCGAAGGGGCCTGCCGCCCGGCCGGGCGTCTGCGCCCCCAGGAGTGCGTTCTCTGCCTCAACTGCCTTAGCGAATGCCCCGAGAGCGCCATCACTTACCGGCCCAAGCCCTCGGCCGCGGGCGAGGTGGCCCCGGACCTGAGCCGCCGCCGGGTCTTGGCCGGGCTGGGCGTGGGCCTGGCCGCGCCGCCGCTCTTGGGCCTGGGCGGGCTGCTGGGGCCCAACTGGGACCCGCGCCTCATCCGGCCGCCCGGCTCCCTGCCCGAGGGCGAGTTCCTGCGCCGCTGCCTGCGCTGCGGCCAGTGCATGCGCGTGTGCCCCACCGGCGTGTTGCAGCCCGCCGGGCCATCCTTCGGCCTGGAGGCGCTGTGGACCCCGGTGCTTAACAACACCATCGGCACCAGCGGGTGCCAGCCCCGCTGCGTGGCCTGCTCCCACATCTGCCCCAGCGCGGCCATCCGGCCCATATCCCTGGCCGAAAAGCTGGGCCAGGGCGAGTACGCCGCGCAAGGCCCCATCCGCCTGGGCACCGCCTTTGTGGACCGGGGGCGCTGTCTGCCCTGGGCCATGGACCGGCCCTGCATCGTGTGCCAGGAGAACTGCCCGGTGAGCCCCAAGGCCATCTTTACGAGGGTGGCCTATCAGACCGTGATCAGCGGCCTTAGCGCGGGCGAGGCTGGCGGCGGCGAGTTGGCGGTGAGCGGCCGGGCGCTACGGCCCGGGGCCTTGGCCACGGGCGACTACTATCTGGTCGCGGGCGAGGTCCGGGCGCGCATCCGGGCCAACACCAACGCGGCGCTCTCCCTGGAGCCCGGCCCGGGCTGGCATACCCCGACGCCCGGCAGCCCGGTGGCGGTGCAGGTGCGTTTGCAGCGGCCCTATGTGGACCCGGCCCGCTGCATCGGTTGCGGCATCTGCCAGCACGAATGCCCGGTGAGCGGCAAGCGGGCCATCCGGGTTAGCGCGGAGAACGCCACCCGCGAGCCCAGGCACTCCCTGTTGCTCAAAGGCGCGGGCCCCCACTGA
- a CDS encoding aldo/keto reductase, translated as MAEKKGGNSRRDFFKTVGAAGAASLLLGPGAALAAAPMTVPRRPFGRTGVEVAALSLGGIFDIVTNQLVLHQALKLGIDYWDTAYSYTGGRSEEGIGRYFARFPQVRERIFLVTKAHRRTPEDLQSNLEESLKRLQTNYVDLFFVHAISEPSEVDRPEIKAWAAKMKKEGKIKLFGFSTHRNMADCLAAAPKMGFIDGIMMTYNYRIMHGQDMNQAVEACHRAGIGLTAMKTQGGGPVADDTEGEVQLGGRFLKKGFSPFQAKLMAIWEDKRIAAICSQMANVTILQANAAAAMSRTALSAADRRALAAYAQATAGCYCAGCAGICEDALAGAAPVADVMRGLMYARSHRDLELARATLAEALPGGSDALLNTDFGPAQAACPQGLPIARLMREAAEELA; from the coding sequence ATGGCCGAGAAAAAGGGCGGCAACAGCCGTAGGGATTTCTTCAAGACCGTGGGCGCGGCAGGGGCGGCATCCCTGCTTTTGGGGCCGGGCGCGGCCCTGGCCGCCGCACCGATGACCGTGCCCCGGCGGCCTTTCGGCCGCACCGGGGTGGAGGTCGCCGCCTTGTCCCTGGGCGGCATCTTCGACATCGTGACCAACCAACTGGTGCTGCACCAGGCGCTCAAGCTGGGCATCGACTACTGGGACACCGCCTACTCCTACACCGGAGGGCGCAGCGAGGAGGGCATCGGCCGCTACTTCGCCCGCTTCCCTCAGGTGCGTGAGCGCATCTTCCTGGTCACCAAGGCCCACCGCCGCACGCCCGAAGATTTGCAGTCCAACCTGGAGGAGTCCCTCAAACGGCTCCAGACCAACTACGTGGACCTGTTCTTCGTGCACGCCATCAGCGAGCCAAGCGAGGTGGACCGCCCGGAGATCAAGGCCTGGGCAGCCAAGATGAAGAAGGAGGGCAAGATAAAGCTCTTCGGCTTCTCCACCCACCGCAACATGGCCGATTGCCTGGCCGCCGCGCCCAAGATGGGCTTCATCGACGGCATCATGATGACCTACAACTACCGCATCATGCACGGCCAGGACATGAACCAGGCGGTGGAGGCCTGCCACCGGGCAGGCATCGGTCTGACCGCCATGAAGACCCAGGGCGGCGGCCCGGTGGCCGACGACACCGAGGGTGAGGTGCAGCTGGGCGGCCGCTTCCTCAAGAAGGGCTTCAGCCCCTTCCAGGCCAAGCTCATGGCCATTTGGGAGGACAAGCGCATCGCGGCCATCTGCTCCCAGATGGCCAACGTGACCATCCTGCAAGCCAACGCGGCCGCGGCCATGAGCCGCACCGCGCTCAGCGCGGCCGATCGCCGCGCCCTGGCCGCCTATGCCCAGGCCACGGCGGGCTGCTATTGCGCGGGCTGCGCGGGCATCTGCGAGGATGCCCTGGCGGGCGCCGCGCCCGTGGCCGATGTGATGCGCGGGCTCATGTACGCCCGCAGCCACCGCGACCTGGAGCTGGCCCGGGCCACCCTGGCCGAGGCCCTGCCCGGCGGGTCCGATGCGCTGCTCAACACGGACTTTGGCCCGGCCCAGGCGGCCTGTCCCCAGGGGCTGCCCATCGCCCGGCTCATGCGCGAGGCGGCGGAGGAATTGGCCTAG
- a CDS encoding substrate-binding domain-containing protein, which yields MLRKLVFLCTLTLALLAASSALATQVYPPWAGTPANGKKFHLRCVNDMADLHGDVVDPQLVVFFAGNQFMVTHDLMKAFQKKYPQYKRIYWQTLPPGIEAQQIEQGSLVVGSLRIALQPDVYTRGRGRIMKMQKEKGWFGRTVDYARNRLAIMVYKGNPKHIKGLKDLGRDDVKVSMPNPQWEGIATPIQKAYVAAGGQALKEKIMQAKKKAGTTWLTRMHHRQTPMRIMQKRADAGPVWYTEAYFQGMIKNPIAMVQIPDAQNQYVTYTAAALKKAPHPQAAQDFLDFLVSQEGQAVYRKYGFLAPHGK from the coding sequence ATGTTACGGAAACTGGTTTTTTTGTGCACCCTGACCCTGGCCCTGCTGGCGGCTTCCTCCGCCCTGGCCACCCAGGTTTATCCCCCCTGGGCCGGCACGCCCGCCAACGGCAAGAAATTCCATCTCCGATGCGTCAACGACATGGCCGACCTGCACGGCGACGTGGTTGATCCGCAACTGGTGGTTTTCTTCGCCGGGAACCAGTTCATGGTCACCCATGACTTGATGAAGGCCTTCCAGAAGAAGTATCCCCAATACAAACGCATTTATTGGCAAACCCTGCCGCCGGGCATTGAGGCCCAACAGATAGAGCAGGGATCCCTGGTCGTGGGCTCCCTGCGCATAGCCCTGCAACCGGACGTCTATACCCGGGGGCGCGGCCGCATCATGAAGATGCAGAAGGAGAAGGGCTGGTTCGGCCGCACGGTGGACTACGCCCGCAACCGCCTGGCCATCATGGTTTACAAGGGCAACCCTAAGCACATCAAGGGACTCAAAGACCTTGGCCGCGACGACGTGAAGGTGTCCATGCCCAACCCCCAATGGGAAGGCATTGCCACGCCCATACAAAAAGCATACGTGGCCGCCGGCGGCCAGGCCCTGAAAGAAAAGATCATGCAGGCCAAAAAAAAGGCCGGCACCACCTGGCTGACCCGCATGCACCACCGCCAAACGCCCATGCGCATCATGCAAAAGAGAGCCGATGCCGGGCCCGTCTGGTACACCGAAGCCTATTTTCAGGGCATGATAAAAAACCCCATCGCCATGGTCCAGATTCCCGACGCGCAAAACCAGTACGTAACCTACACCGCCGCGGCCTTGAAAAAGGCGCCTCATCCCCAGGCGGCCCAGGACTTCCTGGATTTTCTGGTAAGCCAAGAGGGGCAGGCGGTGTACCGCAAATACGGTTTCCTGGCACCGCATGGCAAGTAG
- a CDS encoding c-type cytochrome, translating to MNRLRKTCLVLLAVALTALLAGQVMSATGADDQMLLRQAKAVFGTLPDKMPGADTDTPEMAALGKRLYFETELSLNRSESCNTCHRLDQSKGGVDYLPTSKGAMGHFGPRNAPSTLNAGFQIAQFWDGRAPTLEAQATGPMLNPMEMGMPDVVEAMARLKKMKGYREAFAKAFPKDKEPVNAKNFAHAVAAFERTLITKSNFDRFLAGDASALSAKQKKGLRLFMNQGCVRCHEGPVLGGMLFQKIGVYHPYFDQNDLGRYSVTKNPADRYVFKVPVLRNVAITGPYFHDGRVGTIGEAVDLMAWLQLDQQWQRSDIHAVLLFLNSLTAPARYQAPPVKVALAGSWWKPRDPNHLPQGPEGEQVRRGFELLNRTNLHLGSGQPHLDKRYSGNTLDCANCHLNMGTQRFGNPWVGVTKRYPSYRARKGGMGDIQDRIDGCFQRSMNGRPLPKDSPEMKAMVAYLTWLSEGAPKKMLGKGTPKLKFPDRKANLAAGKETYATYCLTCHGVQGMGYQGLYTYQPKYVVPPLAGPGAYNNGAGMNRLRTAAAFIRANMPLGATYQHPVLTTGQAYDIAAYFNSLPRPLMSPAKLSTDYPDKKQKPVDSPYPPWDDGFSAEQHRLGPFQPIIKAHDKSKAK from the coding sequence ATGAATCGATTGAGGAAAACCTGTTTGGTGCTGCTGGCCGTGGCCTTGACCGCCCTATTGGCCGGCCAGGTGATGTCCGCCACCGGCGCTGACGATCAGATGTTGCTGCGCCAGGCCAAAGCGGTCTTCGGCACACTGCCGGACAAGATGCCCGGAGCGGATACCGACACTCCGGAGATGGCCGCCCTGGGCAAGCGGCTGTATTTCGAAACCGAACTGTCCCTGAACCGTAGCGAGAGTTGCAACACCTGTCACCGTTTGGATCAGAGCAAGGGCGGGGTTGACTATCTGCCCACCTCCAAGGGGGCCATGGGTCACTTCGGGCCGCGCAACGCCCCCAGCACCCTAAACGCCGGTTTCCAAATCGCTCAGTTCTGGGACGGCAGAGCCCCCACCCTGGAGGCCCAGGCCACCGGCCCCATGCTCAACCCCATGGAGATGGGCATGCCCGACGTGGTGGAGGCCATGGCACGCCTCAAAAAGATGAAGGGCTACCGCGAGGCCTTTGCCAAGGCCTTCCCCAAGGACAAGGAGCCCGTGAACGCCAAGAACTTCGCCCACGCGGTGGCGGCCTTTGAGCGCACCCTGATCACCAAAAGCAATTTCGACCGCTTCCTGGCCGGGGACGCCTCGGCCCTCTCGGCCAAGCAGAAAAAGGGCTTGCGGCTGTTCATGAATCAAGGCTGCGTGCGCTGCCACGAGGGGCCGGTGTTGGGCGGCATGCTCTTCCAGAAGATTGGGGTTTACCATCCCTACTTCGACCAAAATGACCTGGGCCGCTACAGCGTCACCAAAAACCCGGCGGACCGCTACGTCTTCAAGGTACCGGTGCTCAGGAACGTGGCCATCACGGGGCCCTATTTCCACGACGGGAGAGTGGGGACCATCGGCGAGGCGGTGGACCTGATGGCTTGGCTGCAACTGGATCAGCAATGGCAGCGGAGCGATATCCACGCCGTGCTTCTATTCCTGAACAGCCTCACCGCCCCGGCCCGCTACCAGGCTCCGCCGGTGAAGGTGGCCTTGGCCGGCAGCTGGTGGAAACCCCGCGACCCCAACCATCTGCCCCAGGGCCCCGAGGGCGAGCAGGTGCGCCGTGGCTTTGAGCTGCTCAATCGCACCAACCTTCATCTGGGCTCGGGACAGCCCCACCTTGACAAACGCTACTCGGGCAACACCCTGGACTGCGCCAACTGTCACTTGAACATGGGGACGCAGCGTTTCGGCAACCCCTGGGTGGGAGTCACCAAGCGCTATCCCAGCTACCGCGCCCGCAAGGGCGGCATGGGCGACATACAGGACCGGATCGACGGGTGCTTCCAGCGCAGCATGAACGGCCGGCCCCTGCCCAAGGACAGCCCGGAAATGAAGGCCATGGTGGCCTATCTGACCTGGCTGAGCGAAGGCGCACCCAAGAAGATGTTGGGCAAGGGCACGCCCAAGCTGAAGTTCCCCGACCGCAAGGCCAACCTGGCCGCGGGCAAGGAAACCTACGCCACCTATTGCCTGACCTGCCACGGTGTTCAGGGGATGGGCTATCAGGGCCTGTACACCTACCAGCCCAAGTACGTGGTGCCACCCCTGGCCGGGCCGGGCGCCTACAACAACGGCGCGGGTATGAACCGCCTGAGGACCGCGGCGGCTTTCATCCGGGCCAACATGCCCCTGGGAGCCACTTACCAGCATCCGGTGCTCACCACCGGCCAGGCCTATGACATCGCCGCCTACTTCAACAGCCTGCCCCGGCCCCTCATGAGCCCGGCCAAGCTGAGCACGGACTACCCCGACAAGAAGCAGAAACCGGTGGATTCGCCCTATCCTCCCTGGGATGACGGATTCTCGGCCGAACAGCATCGTTTGGGGCCCTTCCAGCCCATCATCAAGGCCCATGACAAGAGCAAGGCCAAGTAA
- a CDS encoding DsrE family protein, whose translation MKHLFFILALAAGLCLLMAGTALAARPWEHPVIKAAGEIVSLPKAEVQPDPALSYKIVFDITKGKAEKGKLIPGLAKVARLINVFASAGVKPDKLHLVLVMHGPATEAALAPAAYEKKHGFANPSLALLDQLKQAGVKLYVCGQGLKEHDIAHRDVNPQIEIALSALTVLPTYQLRGYAFLPF comes from the coding sequence ATGAAGCACTTGTTTTTCATCCTGGCCCTGGCCGCGGGCCTGTGCCTGCTGATGGCCGGGACCGCCCTGGCCGCAAGGCCCTGGGAGCATCCTGTGATCAAGGCGGCCGGCGAGATCGTGTCTTTGCCCAAGGCCGAGGTGCAGCCCGACCCCGCCCTCAGCTACAAGATCGTGTTCGACATAACCAAGGGCAAGGCGGAAAAGGGCAAGCTGATTCCCGGTCTGGCCAAGGTGGCCCGCCTGATCAACGTTTTCGCCTCGGCCGGGGTGAAGCCCGACAAGCTGCACTTGGTGCTGGTGATGCACGGCCCGGCCACCGAGGCGGCGCTGGCCCCCGCGGCCTATGAAAAGAAGCACGGCTTTGCCAACCCCAGCTTGGCGCTGCTTGATCAGCTCAAGCAGGCGGGGGTCAAACTGTATGTATGCGGCCAGGGGCTCAAGGAGCACGACATCGCCCACCGGGACGTGAACCCCCAGATAGAGATCGCCCTTTCGGCCCTTACCGTGCTGCCCACCTACCAGCTCCGGGGCTATGCCTTCTTGCCCTTCTAG